A genomic region of Mustela erminea isolate mMusErm1 chromosome 12, mMusErm1.Pri, whole genome shotgun sequence contains the following coding sequences:
- the KDM4C gene encoding lysine-specific demethylase 4C isoform X16 has product MEVAEVESPLNPSCKIMTFRPSMEEFREFNKYLAYMESKGAHRAGLAKVIPPREWKPRQCYDDIDNLLIPAPIQQMVTGQSGLFTQYNIQKKAMTVKEFRQLANSGKYCTPRYLDYEDLERKYWKNLTFVAPIYGADINGSIYDEVCNTPGTWKTT; this is encoded by the exons ATGGAGGTGGCGGAGGTGGAGAGTCCTTTGAACCCCAGCTGTAAGATCATGACCTTCAGACCCTCCATGGAGGAGTTCCGGGAATTCAACAAATACCTCGCATACATGGAGTCTAAAGGAGCCCATCGAGCAGGTCTTGCAAAG gtgattCCTCCTCGGGAATGGAAGCCACGGCAGTGCTATGATGACATTGATAATTTGCTTATTCCAGCACCGATTCAGCAGATGGTCACTGGGCAGTCAGGACTCTTCACTCAATACAACATCCAGAAAAAAGCCATGACAGTGAAGGAGTTCAGGCAGCTGGCTAACAGTGGCAA GTACTGTACTCCAAGATACTTGGATTATGAAGATTTGGAGCGCAAGTACTGGAAGAACTTAACTTTTGTGGCACCTATCTACGGCGCAGACATTAATGGGAGCATATATGATGAG
- the KDM4C gene encoding lysine-specific demethylase 4C isoform X17: MEVAEVESPLNPSCKIMTFRPSMEEFREFNKYLAYMESKGAHRAGLAKVIPPREWKPRQCYDDIDNLLIPAPIQQMVTGQSGLFTQYNIQKKAMTVKEFRQLANSGKYCTPRYLDYEDLERKYWKNLTFVAPIYGADINGSIYDEVLLGL; the protein is encoded by the exons ATGGAGGTGGCGGAGGTGGAGAGTCCTTTGAACCCCAGCTGTAAGATCATGACCTTCAGACCCTCCATGGAGGAGTTCCGGGAATTCAACAAATACCTCGCATACATGGAGTCTAAAGGAGCCCATCGAGCAGGTCTTGCAAAG gtgattCCTCCTCGGGAATGGAAGCCACGGCAGTGCTATGATGACATTGATAATTTGCTTATTCCAGCACCGATTCAGCAGATGGTCACTGGGCAGTCAGGACTCTTCACTCAATACAACATCCAGAAAAAAGCCATGACAGTGAAGGAGTTCAGGCAGCTGGCTAACAGTGGCAA GTACTGTACTCCAAGATACTTGGATTATGAAGATTTGGAGCGCAAGTACTGGAAGAACTTAACTTTTGTGGCACCTATCTACGGCGCAGACATTAATGGGAGCATATATGATGAG